A window from Macaca thibetana thibetana isolate TM-01 chromosome 7, ASM2454274v1, whole genome shotgun sequence encodes these proteins:
- the LOC126959894 gene encoding LOW QUALITY PROTEIN: cation channel sperm-associated protein 2-like (The sequence of the model RefSeq protein was modified relative to this genomic sequence to represent the inferred CDS: substituted 1 base at 1 genomic stop codon) yields MTLDAYIFLADMTTYHQEGQMQLPLADAIRSRLIDTFSLIEHLQGLSQAVPRHTIRELLDPSHQKKLTLGDQHQLVHFSIKPQCIGRISHAQRLLSKLHVRCSQRPPLSLWARWVLECPLFKNFIIFLIFLHKIVLMVEIELLESTNTKLWPLKLTLEVATLFILFIFFLEILRKWLSNFSLFWKSGWNVFDFVVTMLSLLPEVVVLVGVTGQSVWLQLLRICRVLRSLKLLAQFSQIXVIILVLVRALKSMTFLLMLLLIFVYIFVVTGVYVFPEYTPSPRQDLEYHVFFLDLPNSLVTVFILFTLDHWYALLQDVWKVREVSRIFSSIYFILWLLLGSIIFRSIIVAMMVTNFQSIRKEMNEEMALQEVQLKADMFKWQIIQRRKNVSQEALRSSHSKIDDSTRGAGQQRESLDLSEVSEVESNYGATEEDLKTSASKTEETLSKKREYQSSSSVSSTSSSYSSSSESRFSESIGHLDWETLVHENLPGLLEMDQDDRVWPRDSLFRYFELLEKLQYNLEERKKLQEFAVQALMNLEDK; encoded by the exons ATGACCCTTGATGCTTACATTTTCTTAGCAGACATGACCACTTACCACCAAGAAGGGCAGATGCAGCTGCCCCTAGCTGATGCCATTCGTTCACGTCTCATCGATACTTTCTCTCTCATCGAGCATTTGCAAGGCTTGAGCCAAGCTGTGCCGCGGCACACTATCAGGGAGTTACTTG aTCCTTCCCACCAGAAGAAACTTACGTTGGGAGATCAACACCAGCTAGTGCACTTCTCTATAAAGCCTCAATGTATAGGACGGATTTCACATGCCCAGAGGCTGTTGAGCAAGCTTCATGTGCGCTGCAGTCAGAGGCCACCTCTTTCTTTGTGGGCCAGATGGGTCCTTGAGT GTCCTCTCTTCAAAAACTTCATCATCTTCCTGATCTTTTTGCATAAGATCGTATTGATGGTTGAAATAG AATTGCTGGAATCCACAAATACCAAACTATGGCCATTGAAGCTGACCTTGGAGGTGGCAACTttgtttatcttgtttattttcttcctggagATCCTTCGTAAGTGGCTATCCAACTTTTCCCTTTTCTGGAAGAGTGGCTGGAATGTCTTTGACTTTGTTGTTACCATGTTG TCCCTGCTTCCCGAGGTTGTGGTATTGGTAGGGGTAACAGGCCAATCGGTGTGGCTTCAGCTTCTGAGGATCTGCCGGGTGCTGAGGTCTCTCAAACTCCTTGCACAATTCAGTCAAATTTGAGTTATTATTTTGGTCCTGGTCAGGGCCCTCAAG AGCATGACCTTCCTCTTGATGTTGCTGCTTATCTTCGTCTACATTTTTGTTGTGACTGGTGTCTACGTCTTCCCAGAGTATACCCCTTCACCTCGTCAGGACCTGGAGTACCATGTGTTCTTCTT GGACCTCCCAAATTCCCTGGTAACAGTGTTCATTCTCTTCACCTTGGATCATTGGTATGCACTGCTTCAGGACGTCTGGAAGGTGCGTGAAGTCAGTCGCATCTTCAGCAGCATCTATTTCATCCTTTGGTTGTTGCTTGGCTCCATTATCTTTCGGAGTATCATAGTAGCCATGATGG TTACTAACTTTCAGAGTATCAGGAAAGAGATGAATGAGGAGATGGCACTTCAGGAGGTTCAGCTCAAAGCTGACATGTTCAAGTGGCAGATCATCCAGAG GAGAAAAAACGTGTCACAGGAGGCACTGAGGTCAAGCCATAGCAAAATAGATGACAG TACAAGAGGAGCTGGTCAACAAAGGGAAAGTTTGGACTTATCAGAAGTGTCTGAAGTAGAGTCTAATTATGGTGCCACTGAAGAGGATTTAAAAACATCTGCATCAAAAACAGaagagaccttgtcaaaaaagagagagtaccagtcttcctcctctgtttcctccacatcctcttcctATTCTTCCTCTTCTGAATCCagattttctgaatctattg GTCATTTGGACTGGGAGACTCTTGTGCATGAAAATCTGCCCGGGCTATTGGAAATGGATCAGGATGACCGTGTTTGGCCCAGAGACTCACTCTTCCGATATTTTGAGTTGCTAGAAAAGCTTCAGTATAACCTAGAGGAGCGTAAGAAGTTACAAGAGTTTGCAG TGCAGGCACTGATGAACTTGGAAGACAAGTAA